TGAAATTCAAGTCGTTTATAGAAAAGCAACTGCAAGTCAGTCTGCCACTCAAAACGATGCAATCCGAACGGTGAACTACGAATCGGAATCGGTACCCGCCGGCCCGGCGTTGTCCACGATCGACGCCAAGCGAGTCATCCACTGGATCGAGATCGCGATGAAGCAATTTCATCCCGACGTCATCGAACGTTACGAAGTGACGATTCCCGCCGATCAGTCTGCCTTTGCACAGTTGCGATATCTGAGCGGAGTCGCTGATCTTGAACCGCGGTCCCCGATCGAATCGGGCCCGTGTCGTTTCGCGGTCACGGCGCGCTCTGTATCTGGCCCGATCGAAGTCGAAGTCGAAGTACTGTTGACGCAACACCCACAAATCCCGGTCCCGACGCGCAGCCTTGGCCGCGGTCACCGCATCGAAGCGGCCGATATCGAACTGCGTCCCTTCGCGTCGGACAAGATTGACCCCAACGCGATTTCCGAAATGGAAACGTTGATCGGTCAAGAAGTGCGCAGCAATTTGCGAGTCGGCCAAGCAATCATGCACGGTGATTTTGGATCACCCATCCTGATTCATCGTGGCGATTTGATCGAAGTACGTGTCGTCGGCGGTGGTGTCAGTGTCACGACCAACGGCAAGGCACTCGGTGATGGCTCTGAAGCCGAGTTGATTGAAATCGAAACACTCAATCCACGCAAACGATTGATCGCAAGAGTTGCCCGTCACGGCGTGGTTGAAATCACGACGCGAGCCCCGGTTCTACGCTAATTCCATGGACCCCGTAAGAATCTCTTCGATGAACGAACGAATCTTCCGAAAACGCATTGTGTTGGCATGGATAGCCGTGGCGGCATTTGCTTCGCTCGCGATGTCCCAACCCGCTGCGGCGCAAAACAGTTCGCTGATGCACGCACCGATGCCGCCCGCTGCCATGTTGCCTCGCCCAGCCGGCGGTCCGCCATCGATTACCGCGATGGGAGAACTGAATGCGAACCCGTTGGCGCCCGCACCAACGAATCCCGGCGATGCTTCGACACGAGAAACCGCCCCTCGACAATACTCGGCTGGCGAACGGATGCCCGGATCGTACAGCGAGCGTCCGCTGGTGATGATCGACCGTGCCAGTTGGACCTTTCAACCCGCGCCACCTGTTCGAGTTTTCCAAAAGAACGACGTGGTCACCATTCGTGTCGACGAATTGACACGCGTGATGGCCGATGGCGCCGCCAATCAACGCAAGCAAACGCTTTACGAGGCAATCCTTACCGATTGGATCAAGCTTTCAAACTTTCGACTTCGCCCCGACCCACAGGGCAACGGCGACCCGACCATTGCCACCGAATCAAACACCAACTACCGCGCCCAATCGTCGATCCAATCCCGCGAATCGATGACGTTCAACATCGCCGCGACGGTGGTCGACATTCGACCAAACGGCTTGCTGGTTCTTGAAGCCCGCAAAGCGATTCGAAACAATGATAACCTTTGGGAAACGTCGCTGACCGGCGTTTGCCGCGCGCAGGATATTGCACCGGACAATGTGGTGCTTAGCAAAGATCTGATCGACTTGGAAATTCGCAAAGAAGACCAAGGTCATCTGCGAGACGGTTACAAGCGAGGCTGGTTGGCCCGTTGGATCGACCGCGTCAAACCGTTTTAAGGAATCGATACATGATCAACTCTTCGATCGTCCGTTGCGCGTTGTTCGCGATCGGCTTGGCAATGGCAAGCCGAATGTGTGAAGGCGCGGGACTAAAACTGGGCGATATATGCCGCGTCAAAGGCCAAGAAACCAACACCCTTCAAGGCTTGGGTTTGGTCGTCGGTTTGCGTGGCACCGGTGATTCCGATGCCGCGCCAACGGCGCGAGCTCTTGCCCGGATGATGCAACTGATGGGCGGGCCAATGGGCATCGATCGCACCGGCAACTTGGACCTGGAAGATGTTTCCGAAGCACGCAACGTCGCCATGGTGTTTGTTACCGCGAAACTTAGCAATGTCGGTGCCCAACCGGGTGACCTTGTCGACGTGACCGTCAATGCGATCAATGCAAAGAGCTTGGCGGGCGGGACGCTGATGCTGACGCCCATGTTAGGTCCGCGAGCGGACAACCCAACGGTCTACGCGATGGCCCAAGGACGACTGAGCGTTTCGCTTGACGGGCCGGCAACAGCGGCGATCGTCCAGGGTGGCGCGAAGATGGAGGCCGCTGTTACCGCCAGCTTTCAACAGGACGGCAAGATCACGCTGGTCCTTGAAAAAGACTTTGCCAGCTTTGACACCGCCCAAAGGATCGAAGACGAAATCAACAGCCTGTCATCGCTGACACTTGGCGATCCGGCGGATGCCTCGGGACGGTCCACGCAAACACGCGCTCGCGCGATCGATCAACTGCACATCGAAGTTTCGATCCCAGATTTGTATCGCGAGAACCCCATCAAATTCATTTCGTTTCTGCTCAGCACGACCATTCAAATCGCGGGTCATTCGTCTCGCGTCGTGATCAACGAACGCGATGGCGTGGTGGTGATAGGAAAGGACGTAGAGATCGCCCCCGTCTTGGTAACCCACCGCAGTCTGCGGATCGAAGCGGGCGGCAGTGGCGGGTTTGTCCAAGTCGGTGACGCCAACGATGTTCCGGCCAACGCGAAGCTAAAGAGTTTGGCCGACGCGCTCAACGCGCTCGACGTACCCGCCGAGGACCTGATCGCAATCATCAAGACACTGAAACGAAAAGGTGACTTGTACGGCGAAGTGGTTTTCCAGTAGCAGACAACACTCGCCGCCCTTCAAAATCGGATTTAGGAAAAGCACCATGGACCTTCGCTCGGTCGGACCATCATCGATGCCATCGCTTTCGTCGGCACCATTATCGTCGATGCAACCCGCTGCATCGGCACCCGATTTGTCGGGCGAACCGTCCGAGTTGCGGGAAGCGTTTACCGACTTCGTCGGCCAGACTTTGTTCGGCAGCATGCTGACGTCGATGCGAAAGACGGTCGGCAAACCGGCCTACATGCACGGCGGGCGAACCGAAGAAGTGTTCCAGGAACAAATGGACCAACACATCGTGGAAGACTTGACCAAGTCGTCGGCGCACTCGATCGCCGATCCGATGTTTGATCTCTTTAACATGCAACGGAGATCATGATGGATTGGACCAACCGAGTCGAAACGTACCTGAACGAACTGGAACAAACGGCCGAAATCATTGACTTGATTCTGGACGAAACCCGAGTTCGCACGATCGGCGTCCAGACGGATGAC
The sequence above is a segment of the Rubripirellula tenax genome. Coding sequences within it:
- the flgA gene encoding flagellar basal body P-ring formation chaperone FlgA — protein: MSFADAQERSGTFDATIDSKTHWAFRTVSPVTVTSPIVRLGDIVEPLDPHQAGWQRLRRAAIGLVPVSGETMTIRRERLGKAILAAEATPRSIDWHGPSEIQVVYRKATASQSATQNDAIRTVNYESESVPAGPALSTIDAKRVIHWIEIAMKQFHPDVIERYEVTIPADQSAFAQLRYLSGVADLEPRSPIESGPCRFAVTARSVSGPIEVEVEVLLTQHPQIPVPTRSLGRGHRIEAADIELRPFASDKIDPNAISEMETLIGQEVRSNLRVGQAIMHGDFGSPILIHRGDLIEVRVVGGGVSVTTNGKALGDGSEAELIEIETLNPRKRLIARVARHGVVEITTRAPVLR
- a CDS encoding flagellar basal body L-ring protein FlgH produces the protein MNERIFRKRIVLAWIAVAAFASLAMSQPAAAQNSSLMHAPMPPAAMLPRPAGGPPSITAMGELNANPLAPAPTNPGDASTRETAPRQYSAGERMPGSYSERPLVMIDRASWTFQPAPPVRVFQKNDVVTIRVDELTRVMADGAANQRKQTLYEAILTDWIKLSNFRLRPDPQGNGDPTIATESNTNYRAQSSIQSRESMTFNIAATVVDIRPNGLLVLEARKAIRNNDNLWETSLTGVCRAQDIAPDNVVLSKDLIDLEIRKEDQGHLRDGYKRGWLARWIDRVKPF
- a CDS encoding flagellar basal body P-ring protein FlgI, whose translation is MINSSIVRCALFAIGLAMASRMCEGAGLKLGDICRVKGQETNTLQGLGLVVGLRGTGDSDAAPTARALARMMQLMGGPMGIDRTGNLDLEDVSEARNVAMVFVTAKLSNVGAQPGDLVDVTVNAINAKSLAGGTLMLTPMLGPRADNPTVYAMAQGRLSVSLDGPATAAIVQGGAKMEAAVTASFQQDGKITLVLEKDFASFDTAQRIEDEINSLSSLTLGDPADASGRSTQTRARAIDQLHIEVSIPDLYRENPIKFISFLLSTTIQIAGHSSRVVINERDGVVVIGKDVEIAPVLVTHRSLRIEAGGSGGFVQVGDANDVPANAKLKSLADALNALDVPAEDLIAIIKTLKRKGDLYGEVVFQ
- a CDS encoding rod-binding protein, coding for MDLRSVGPSSMPSLSSAPLSSMQPAASAPDLSGEPSELREAFTDFVGQTLFGSMLTSMRKTVGKPAYMHGGRTEEVFQEQMDQHIVEDLTKSSAHSIADPMFDLFNMQRRS